A region of Drosophila mauritiana strain mau12 chromosome 3L, ASM438214v1, whole genome shotgun sequence DNA encodes the following proteins:
- the LOC117140015 gene encoding GATOR complex protein Iml1 isoform X9 — protein MKLYKLNTHTRGCNKSYDADLVMNLKDHPNANVGDVVEIYAPDEENGTHLLLQITEFNGSCGRDVISIESGIANAFKMRPYSNVVMRIVKPSDVALDSIEITFKDQYMGRSEMWRLKTYLTDTCVYVNKKIDYNDMQIRCQVYEMWSQGERVASGVITEDTKIVFRSSTSMVYLFLQMSSEMWDFDIHGDLYFEKAVNGFLTELFQKWRKLSCNHEVTIVLFSRTFYAAKSLDEFPEHMRDCLQQDYKGRFYEDFYRVAIQNERCDDWCTVLGQLRKLFTSYQATVLRYHERENMKIPPATNSSATQGNFLEVLNISLNTFEKHYLDRTFDRTGQLSVVITPGVGVFSVDRELTNITKQRIIDNGVGSDLVCVGEQPLHAVPLLKFHNKDTTLTSADDYSLPHWINLSFYSTNKKIAYSSFIPRIKLPLFGSQLTLHDGVGEGEGEENERHFLSCNQSEYKHNSLFDYDAYDEQIFQPLPAQSTCSLQRVVRAKKTSVPSLETYAYRNNDWENLTPTQIPAMRRKMSDPDIHHGTSAMLAALQPDTTNLSESLASEKNSRRTIVSIAPIVRPGRALINPFDPSQVTIKLTSNRRRWTHIFPKGPTGVLIQQHHYQAVPAKPTQAGQQRPLQQIQSNNNNDQEDYGCGNGEQYDRVSSHSLLSKSASSQSFVMGDEHIDFFKRRQNSPMNPLPANVPNLTATQAKSYLWGATGEQEWTPAITTVKHLRPIVEGEHHHLGSLEALRALDPPPDAEAGGGRGKIIIDPFAGVDWKSLTIPACLPITTDYFPDKRSLNNDYVISDYTLLPDDVNHDYAQSRAVYRKPLSTEEVCKEIVSQRLAQGFQLIVVDEKPPTAGGCSSGSAVQPVKLSRETNKEYLLSIGRIFHKISLSGSVITVTGYRPRHPYPPINVDYRYRFHAPQHETYEISGVNFTTEKLENFNWNHMDLYICTRGDVDYPLMESLKYWRYRMYLLPRENILSKIASCQRCDIFPDVTADNTREQVEDFVRLIEAVSKLKRQYARKARDSPIAHITKRRHSTSIISRPQPNQGLTNSPFRERVGSNRLPEKRPSSMTHLESLKSIITN, from the exons ATGAAGCTGTACAAGCTGAACACGCATACGCGTGGCTGCAACAAATCCTACG ATGCGGACTTGGTAATGAATCTGAAGGATCATCCCAACGCCAATGTGGGGGATGTGGTGGAAATTTACGCCCCCGACGAGGAGAACGGCACTCACCTGCTGCTCCAAATCACCGAGTTCAATGGCAGCTGTGGCCGGGATGTGATCAGCATCGAATCGGGCATCGCCAATGCCTTCAAGATGCGTCCGTACTCCAATGTGGTGATGCGCATAGTTAAGCCGTCGGATGTGGCCCTGGACTCGATAGAGATTACCTTCAAGGATCAGTACATGGGTCGCTCGGAAATGTGGCGCCTGAAGACCTACCTG ACGGACacctgtgtgtatgtgaacaAGAAGATCGACTACAACGACATGCAGATTCGGTGCCAGGTGTACGAGATGTGGTCGCAAGGCGAGCGCGTGGCCAGCGGCGTCATCACAGAGGACACCAAGATTGTCTTCCGCAGCAGCACTTCGATGGTGTACCTCTTCCTGCAGATGTCCTCCGAGATGTGGGACTTTGACATCCACGGTGACCTGTACTTCGAAAAGGCAGTCAACGGGTTTCTCACCGAGCTCTTTCAAAAGTGGCGTAAATTGAGCTGTAACCACGAGGTGACCATCGTGCTGTTCTCTCGCACCTTCTACGCAGCCAAGAGCCTGGACGAGTTTCCCGAGCATATGCGCGACTGCCTGCAGCAGGACTACAAGGGTCGCTTCTACGAGGACTTCTACCGCGTGGCCATCCAGAATGAGCGCTGTGATGATTGGTGTACTGTCCTGGGCCAGCTCCGAAAGCTATTCACGTCCTACCAG GCCACTGTGCTGCGCTATCACGAACGTGAGAACATGAAGATTCCCCCGGCCACAAATTCTTCAGCCACTCAGGGTAACTTTTTGGAGGTGCTGAACATATCGCTGAACACTTTCGAAAAGCATTACTTGGATAGAACGTTCGACCGCACCGGACAGCTCTCCGTGGTTATAACCCCAGGAGTGGGTGTCTTTTCCGTGGATCGAGAGCTAACCAATATAACGAAGCAGCGCATTATCGATAATGGCGTTGGTAGCGACCTGGTCTGTGTGGGCGAGCAGCCGCTGCATGCGGTTCCGCTTCTCAAATTCCACAACAAAGACACCACGTTGACCTCCGCCGATGACTACTCTCTGCCCCACTGGATAAACTTGAGCTTCTACTCCACCAACAAGAAGATTGCGTACTCCAGTTTCATACCACGGATCAAGCTGCCTCTGTTTGGATCCCAGTTGACGCTCCACGATGGCGTTGGCGAAGGGGAGGGCGAGGAGAACGAGCGTCACTTCCTGAGCTGCAATCAGTCGGAGTATAAGCACAACTCGCTCTTTGATTACGATGCGTATGATGAACAGATCTTTCAGCCGCTGCCCGCTCAGAGTACTTG ctcGCTGCAGCGTGTAGTGCGGGCCAAAAAGACATCGGTGCCCAGTTTAGAGACCTATGCTTACAGGAACAACGACTGGGAGAACCTTACGCCGACTCAAATTCCGGCCATGCGGCGCAAGATGTCCGATCCCGACATTCATCACGGCACCTCAGCAATGCTGGCTGCCTTG CAACCGGATACAACCAACCTCTCCGAGTCACTGGCCTCGGAGAAGAACTCCCGCAGGACGATCGTTAGCATTGCGCCCATAGTGCGTCCGGGTCGCGCCCTGATCAATCCCTTTGATCCCTCGCAAGTTACAATAAAGCTGACCTCCAATCGCCGCCGCTGGACGCACATATTCCCGAAGGGCCCAACCGGTGTACTCATACAGCAGCATCATTATCAAGCGGTGCCCGCAAAACCCACGCAGGCGGGTCAGCAGAGACCATTGCAGCAGATccagagcaacaacaacaacgaccaGGAGGATTACGGGTGCGGAAATGGAGAGCAGTACGACCGAGTGTCCAGCCATTCGCTGCTCAGCAAGTCAGCCTCCTCGCAGAGCTTTGTGATGGGTGATGAGCACATTGATT TCTTTAAGCGACGTCAAAACTCGCCGATGAACCCCTTGCCCGCCAATGTGCCCAACCTGACGGCCACCCAGGCGAAGTCTTACCTCTGGGGAGCCACCGGGGAGCAAGAGTGGACACCAGCAATTACCACGG TCAAGCATCTGAGGCCGATCGTCGAGGGCGAGCATCATCATCTGGGCAGCCTGGAGGCACTAAGGGCTCTAGACCCGCCCCCCGATGCGGAGGCGGGCGGCGGAAGAGGAAAGATCATCATAG ATCCGTTTGCAGGCGTCGATTGGAAGTCGCTTACGATCCCCGCCTGTCTGCCCATCACCACGGACTACTTCCCGGACAAGCGTTCGCTGAATAACGACTATGTGATATCGGATTACACTCTGCTGCCCGACGATGTGAATCACGATTACGCCCAGAGCAGAGCTGTTTACCGGAAACCCCTGTCCACGGAGGAGGTGTGCAAGGAGATCGTGTCGCAGCGCTTGGCTCAGGGCTTCCAACTAATCGTGGTCGACGAGAAGCCTCCGACTGCGGGCGGTTGCTCTTCGGGATCTGCAGTGCAGCCGGTGAAACTTTCGCGTGAGACCAACAAGGAGTATCTGCTCTCCATTGGCCGCATCTTTCACAAGATCTCGTTGAGCGGCTCGGTAATCACGGTCACTGGTTATAGGCCCAG ACACCCGTATCCTCCGATAAATGTGGACTACCGCTACCGTTTCCATGCCCCACAGCACGAAACCTACGAAATCTCCGGCGTGAACTTCACCACCGAGAAGCTGGAGAACTTCAACTGGAACCACATGGATCTGTACATCTGCACGCGTGGCGATGTGGATTACCCACTCATGGAG AGCTTGAAGTACTGGCGCTATCGCATGTACCTGCTGCCCAGGGAGAACATTTTGAGCAAGATCGCCAGTTGCCAGCGATGCGACATATTCCCCGACGTGACTGCGGATAACACGCGGGAGCAGGTCGAGGACTTCGTTCGACTGATCGAGGCGGTCAGCAAGCTGAAGCGGCAATATGCGCGCAAGGCGAGA GACAGCCCCATCGCCCACATAACCAAGCGGAGACACAGCACCAGCATTATATCCAGGCCTCAGCCTAACCAG GGACTCACGAACTCTCCGTTCCGGGAGCGAGTCGGCAGCAATCGACTGCCGGAGAAGCGACCCAG CAGCATGACACACCTAGAATCACTGAAAAGCATCATAACCAATTAA
- the LOC117140015 gene encoding GATOR complex protein Iml1 isoform X1 has product MKLYKLNTHTRGCNKSYDADLVMNLKDHPNANVGDVVEIYAPDEENGTHLLLQITEFNGSCGRDVISIESGIANAFKMRPYSNVVMRIVKPSDVALDSIEITFKDQYMGRSEMWRLKTYLTDTCVYVNKKIDYNDMQIRCQVYEMWSQGERVASGVITEDTKIVFRSSTSMVYLFLQMSSEMWDFDIHGDLYFEKAVNGFLTELFQKWRKLSCNHEVTIVLFSRTFYAAKSLDEFPEHMRDCLQQDYKGRFYEDFYRVAIQNERCDDWCTVLGQLRKLFTSYQATVLRYHERENMKIPPATNSSATQGNFLEVLNISLNTFEKHYLDRTFDRTGQLSVVITPGVGVFSVDRELTNITKQRIIDNGVGSDLVCVGEQPLHAVPLLKFHNKDTTLTSADDYSLPHWINLSFYSTNKKIAYSSFIPRIKLPLFGSQLTLHDGVGEGEGEENERHFLSCNQSEYKHNSLFDYDAYDEQIFQPLPAQSTCSLQRVVRAKKTSVPSLETYAYRNNDWENLTPTQIPAMRRKMSDPDIHHGTSAMLAALQPDTTNLSESLASEKNSRRTIVSIAPIVRPGRALINPFDPSQVTIKLTSNRRRWTHIFPKGPTGVLIQQHHYQAVPAKPTQAGQQRPLQQIQSNNNNDQEDYGCGNGEQYDRVSSHSLLSKSASSQSFVMGDEHIDFFKRRQNSPMNPLPANVPNLTATQAKSYLWGATGEQEWTPAITTVKHLRPIVEGEHHHLGSLEALRALDPPPDAEAGGGRGKIIIDPFAGVDWKSLTIPACLPITTDYFPDKRSLNNDYVISDYTLLPDDVNHDYAQSRAVYRKPLSTEEVCKEIVSQRLAQGFQLIVVDEKPPTAGGCSSGSAVQPVKLSRETNKEYLLSIGRIFHKISLSGSVITVTGYRPRHPYPPINVDYRYRFHAPQHETYEISGVNFTTEKLENFNWNHMDLYICTRGDVDYPLMESLKYWRYRMYLLPRENILSKIASCQRCDIFPDVTADNTREQVEDFVRLIEAVSKLKRQYARKARDSPIAHITKRRHSTSIISRPQPNQGLTNSPFRERVGSNRLPEKRPSINVRPKLENGRIPRIFPATDAAAAAGVAARDDQDDGFPVDIKFSPNATLPEIFEAMKHPVNGVGFFSQTQSLPSCTFVAYDALMWLKTRLNNGRHPLDLLEAMRKERMICHASGDWKKPVVPGFVFYYVVQQDKNAKDYAPPLDDYSAFVNEWLEIEFQGCSFLWHDEPVTTPVPNFLRDSPAPQSWTETSSNKRVYRQSHLEIDVNQKSDRMEWGHVKHHTVLQPRFAFEIVVEWVTSSGPIVADLIGGWMRKANQFNFLVSVPADPMAEPFTKKSDPLRGPIFIPLCTTFLPNGAALFDEFPEESRSDRMLFFQEAILGKFGFLPCVLEKKYSVGKDLPKEYQYVHCTGNMFALIRCATNNYQVESPILKEANVTRCVYGHTNNTNVPKKVGFLWAWNHMIPNKKWKAQTINNSADGELFQLKMLKDFREFCSNSDQRLSTFWTQSQELKRRAQKFEFNNNNTEENKMK; this is encoded by the exons ATGAAGCTGTACAAGCTGAACACGCATACGCGTGGCTGCAACAAATCCTACG ATGCGGACTTGGTAATGAATCTGAAGGATCATCCCAACGCCAATGTGGGGGATGTGGTGGAAATTTACGCCCCCGACGAGGAGAACGGCACTCACCTGCTGCTCCAAATCACCGAGTTCAATGGCAGCTGTGGCCGGGATGTGATCAGCATCGAATCGGGCATCGCCAATGCCTTCAAGATGCGTCCGTACTCCAATGTGGTGATGCGCATAGTTAAGCCGTCGGATGTGGCCCTGGACTCGATAGAGATTACCTTCAAGGATCAGTACATGGGTCGCTCGGAAATGTGGCGCCTGAAGACCTACCTG ACGGACacctgtgtgtatgtgaacaAGAAGATCGACTACAACGACATGCAGATTCGGTGCCAGGTGTACGAGATGTGGTCGCAAGGCGAGCGCGTGGCCAGCGGCGTCATCACAGAGGACACCAAGATTGTCTTCCGCAGCAGCACTTCGATGGTGTACCTCTTCCTGCAGATGTCCTCCGAGATGTGGGACTTTGACATCCACGGTGACCTGTACTTCGAAAAGGCAGTCAACGGGTTTCTCACCGAGCTCTTTCAAAAGTGGCGTAAATTGAGCTGTAACCACGAGGTGACCATCGTGCTGTTCTCTCGCACCTTCTACGCAGCCAAGAGCCTGGACGAGTTTCCCGAGCATATGCGCGACTGCCTGCAGCAGGACTACAAGGGTCGCTTCTACGAGGACTTCTACCGCGTGGCCATCCAGAATGAGCGCTGTGATGATTGGTGTACTGTCCTGGGCCAGCTCCGAAAGCTATTCACGTCCTACCAG GCCACTGTGCTGCGCTATCACGAACGTGAGAACATGAAGATTCCCCCGGCCACAAATTCTTCAGCCACTCAGGGTAACTTTTTGGAGGTGCTGAACATATCGCTGAACACTTTCGAAAAGCATTACTTGGATAGAACGTTCGACCGCACCGGACAGCTCTCCGTGGTTATAACCCCAGGAGTGGGTGTCTTTTCCGTGGATCGAGAGCTAACCAATATAACGAAGCAGCGCATTATCGATAATGGCGTTGGTAGCGACCTGGTCTGTGTGGGCGAGCAGCCGCTGCATGCGGTTCCGCTTCTCAAATTCCACAACAAAGACACCACGTTGACCTCCGCCGATGACTACTCTCTGCCCCACTGGATAAACTTGAGCTTCTACTCCACCAACAAGAAGATTGCGTACTCCAGTTTCATACCACGGATCAAGCTGCCTCTGTTTGGATCCCAGTTGACGCTCCACGATGGCGTTGGCGAAGGGGAGGGCGAGGAGAACGAGCGTCACTTCCTGAGCTGCAATCAGTCGGAGTATAAGCACAACTCGCTCTTTGATTACGATGCGTATGATGAACAGATCTTTCAGCCGCTGCCCGCTCAGAGTACTTG ctcGCTGCAGCGTGTAGTGCGGGCCAAAAAGACATCGGTGCCCAGTTTAGAGACCTATGCTTACAGGAACAACGACTGGGAGAACCTTACGCCGACTCAAATTCCGGCCATGCGGCGCAAGATGTCCGATCCCGACATTCATCACGGCACCTCAGCAATGCTGGCTGCCTTG CAACCGGATACAACCAACCTCTCCGAGTCACTGGCCTCGGAGAAGAACTCCCGCAGGACGATCGTTAGCATTGCGCCCATAGTGCGTCCGGGTCGCGCCCTGATCAATCCCTTTGATCCCTCGCAAGTTACAATAAAGCTGACCTCCAATCGCCGCCGCTGGACGCACATATTCCCGAAGGGCCCAACCGGTGTACTCATACAGCAGCATCATTATCAAGCGGTGCCCGCAAAACCCACGCAGGCGGGTCAGCAGAGACCATTGCAGCAGATccagagcaacaacaacaacgaccaGGAGGATTACGGGTGCGGAAATGGAGAGCAGTACGACCGAGTGTCCAGCCATTCGCTGCTCAGCAAGTCAGCCTCCTCGCAGAGCTTTGTGATGGGTGATGAGCACATTGATT TCTTTAAGCGACGTCAAAACTCGCCGATGAACCCCTTGCCCGCCAATGTGCCCAACCTGACGGCCACCCAGGCGAAGTCTTACCTCTGGGGAGCCACCGGGGAGCAAGAGTGGACACCAGCAATTACCACGG TCAAGCATCTGAGGCCGATCGTCGAGGGCGAGCATCATCATCTGGGCAGCCTGGAGGCACTAAGGGCTCTAGACCCGCCCCCCGATGCGGAGGCGGGCGGCGGAAGAGGAAAGATCATCATAG ATCCGTTTGCAGGCGTCGATTGGAAGTCGCTTACGATCCCCGCCTGTCTGCCCATCACCACGGACTACTTCCCGGACAAGCGTTCGCTGAATAACGACTATGTGATATCGGATTACACTCTGCTGCCCGACGATGTGAATCACGATTACGCCCAGAGCAGAGCTGTTTACCGGAAACCCCTGTCCACGGAGGAGGTGTGCAAGGAGATCGTGTCGCAGCGCTTGGCTCAGGGCTTCCAACTAATCGTGGTCGACGAGAAGCCTCCGACTGCGGGCGGTTGCTCTTCGGGATCTGCAGTGCAGCCGGTGAAACTTTCGCGTGAGACCAACAAGGAGTATCTGCTCTCCATTGGCCGCATCTTTCACAAGATCTCGTTGAGCGGCTCGGTAATCACGGTCACTGGTTATAGGCCCAG ACACCCGTATCCTCCGATAAATGTGGACTACCGCTACCGTTTCCATGCCCCACAGCACGAAACCTACGAAATCTCCGGCGTGAACTTCACCACCGAGAAGCTGGAGAACTTCAACTGGAACCACATGGATCTGTACATCTGCACGCGTGGCGATGTGGATTACCCACTCATGGAG AGCTTGAAGTACTGGCGCTATCGCATGTACCTGCTGCCCAGGGAGAACATTTTGAGCAAGATCGCCAGTTGCCAGCGATGCGACATATTCCCCGACGTGACTGCGGATAACACGCGGGAGCAGGTCGAGGACTTCGTTCGACTGATCGAGGCGGTCAGCAAGCTGAAGCGGCAATATGCGCGCAAGGCGAGA GACAGCCCCATCGCCCACATAACCAAGCGGAGACACAGCACCAGCATTATATCCAGGCCTCAGCCTAACCAG GGACTCACGAACTCTCCGTTCCGGGAGCGAGTCGGCAGCAATCGACTGCCGGAGAAGCGACCCAG CATCAATGTGCGCCCCAAACTGGAGAACGGTCGGATTCCACGGATATTCCCCGCCACCGATGCAGCGGCAGCTGCAGGAGTCGCCGCCAGAGATGATCAGGACGATGG TTTCCCGGTCGACATAAAGTTCAGCCCGAATGCTACGCTGCCCGAAATCTTTGAGGCCATGAAGCACCCGGTGAACGGAGTGGGCTTCTTCTCGCAGACGCAGTCGCTCCCCTCCTGCACCTTTGTGGCCTACGACGCACTAATGTGGCTGAAAACCCGCCTAAACAACGGACGACATCCGCTGGATCTACTGGAGGCCATGCGCAA GGAACGCATGATCTGCCATGCTTCGGGGGATTGGAAGAAGCCCGTGGTGCCTGGCTTTGTCTTCTACTACGTGGTGCAGCAGGATAAAAACGCCAAAG ATTACGCCCCACCTTTGGATGACTACAGTGCCTTTGTGAACGAGTGGCTGGAGATTGAGTTTCAGGGATGTAGTTTTCTCTGGCACGATGAGCCGGTGACCACTCCGGTGCCCAATTTCCTCAGGGACTCACCTGCTCCGCAATCCTGGACAGAAACCAGCAGTAACA AGCGCGTGTATCGACAGTCGCATTTGGAGATCGATGTGAACCAGAAGAGCGATCGCATGGAGTGGGGCCATGTGAAGCATCACACAGTGCTGCAGCCGAGATTCGCCTTTGAGATCGTGGTTGAGTGGGTCACCTCATCGGGTCCCATAGTGGCTGACTTG ATTGGCGGCTGGATGCGCAAGGCGAATCAGTTCAATTTCCTGGTATCAGTGCCAGCGGATCCTATGGCAGAGCCGTTCACAAAGAAGTCGGATCCTCTGAGAGGACCCATTTTCATTCCGCTTTGCACAACATTCCTGCCCAATGGCGCTGCCCTCTTCGATG AGTTCCCCGAGGAGAGCAGATCAGACAGAATGCTGTTCTTCCAGGAAGCCATACTGGGCAAGTTTGGCTTCTTGCCCTGCGTTTTGGAAAAGAAGTACAGCGTTGGCAAGGAT CTGCCCAAGGAGTACCAGTATGTGCACTGCACGGGCAACATGTTTGCCTTGATCCG CTGCGCTACAAACAACTACCAGGTGGAATCGCCCATCCTGAAGGAGGCAAATGTCACGCGCTGCGTTTATGGGCACACCAACAACACGAACGTGCCCAAGAAAGTGGGTTTCTTGTGGGCGTGGAACCACATGATTCCGAACAAGAAGTGGAAGGCCCAGACGATAAACAACTCCGCGGACGGGGAGCTCTTCCAGCTGAAGATGCTCAAGGATTTCCGCGAGTTTTGCTCGAACAGCGATCAGCGCCTGTCCACTTTTTGGACCCAATCCCAGGAGTTGAAGCGCAGGGCCCAGAAATTCGAGTTTAACAATAATAACACCGAGGAGAATAAGATGAAGTAG